Proteins from a single region of Streptomyces sp. Tu 3180:
- a CDS encoding MoxR family ATPase, which yields MSEWLIYRGAGVPHDGIAELPPPPPWRDFDGAPLVPPAPALEAASTRRLGVRGRQGALHRPSTREQELVNAALYLRRPLLVTGEPGSGKSTLAHSVAHELGLGRVLTWPIVSRTTLRDGLYQYDALGRLQDLQIERGLTAPPEHTETDPPRAQDIGTYIRLGPLGTALLPSARPRVLLIDELDKSDIDLPNDLLNVLEDGEYVIPELERIAERAPEVDVRCDDGTKVTVRGGRVRCRAFPFVVLTSNGERDFPAPLLRRCIHFRLDRPDKEQLAGMVRAHFGEDAPGRYESLIDAFVSRSSGDVRAVDQLLNAIHLIDEAGWTDEEETRERLTAELLRPLDRTR from the coding sequence GTGAGCGAGTGGCTGATCTACCGTGGGGCCGGTGTCCCGCACGACGGGATCGCTGAACTTCCTCCGCCGCCGCCCTGGCGGGACTTCGACGGGGCCCCGCTCGTGCCGCCCGCCCCGGCCCTGGAGGCCGCCTCCACGCGCCGGCTCGGCGTACGCGGCCGCCAGGGAGCCCTGCACCGCCCCAGCACCCGGGAACAGGAACTGGTCAACGCGGCCCTCTACCTGCGCCGCCCGCTGCTGGTGACCGGCGAACCCGGCAGCGGCAAGAGCACGCTCGCCCACTCGGTCGCCCACGAACTCGGGCTCGGCCGGGTCCTCACCTGGCCCATCGTCAGCCGCACCACCCTGCGCGACGGCCTCTACCAGTACGACGCGCTGGGCCGGCTGCAGGACCTGCAGATCGAACGCGGTCTCACCGCCCCGCCGGAGCACACCGAGACGGACCCGCCGCGTGCGCAGGACATCGGCACGTACATCCGTCTGGGGCCGCTGGGCACCGCCCTGTTGCCCTCCGCACGGCCGCGCGTGCTGCTGATCGACGAGCTGGACAAGAGCGACATCGACCTGCCGAACGACCTGCTGAACGTGCTGGAGGACGGCGAGTACGTCATCCCGGAGCTGGAGCGGATCGCGGAACGCGCGCCCGAGGTGGACGTGCGGTGCGACGACGGCACGAAGGTGACGGTACGCGGCGGCAGGGTGCGCTGCCGGGCGTTCCCCTTCGTCGTCCTCACCAGCAACGGGGAGCGCGACTTCCCCGCGCCCCTGCTGCGCCGGTGCATCCACTTCCGGCTCGACCGCCCCGACAAGGAGCAACTGGCCGGCATGGTGCGGGCGCACTTCGGAGAGGACGCCCCCGGCCGCTACGAGTCGCTGATCGACGCGTTCGTGTCCCGTTCCTCCGGGGACGTACGGGCGGTCGACCAGCTGCTGAACGCCATCCACCTGATCGACGAGGCGGGCTGGACGGACGAGGAGGAGACGCGCGAGCGGCTCACGGCGGAACTGCTGCGCCCCCTCGACCGGACCCGGTAA
- a CDS encoding trypsin-like peptidase domain-containing protein, whose amino-acid sequence MTAAAGSGEAVGREQFDELRRLAREATVGVRGLPGAEGARPRGWGSGFLVAPGWVLTCAHVLVHADGRRRGTGPGEELGIVHGDRIYRGRLAYHLAGPTAAAQARWTDGTEEPSVPSALAIRPDLALVGLLEEIPAQPCVWLTDRSGVPVGAAHLFGRQDGALPAAEHWNASCRLVGQEREQLLLDADARVPRGISGGPLVDLELGEVSGVVKARSDTGTTVLAVPVSALRALTPAHHLPGTPDLGPHPYDALMRLHDRWHADRQRAGQGTTRTWSDVQLKLPAAEGRKRTVLDRLRVLDLLAALPSPRPAVVGRITAETLGTPGRTFSPRLLTWRDGQGMLYAPDAARELRAFLHFALLIAAELDRTLRDTGDAEGTRHVEALRDWALWRSGELGPEDRKALGTAARALPSAVLVEFLPVPYDDGTPVFDWTISLGYGGGTWTPAVAGDDPWGLSFERAVWKVERHLLDALEDADGPGGTSTRLEVALPPERLGTAVHDWLAARGTPVGLGRAVVVRDAARRDSGADPWAAGRDADARHRWHDRWHRVTRARRLHTVRLSGEGSVLGLDALREQPAGAVPVLCLAIDSGPGSEAASTVLESGYAVAVWSVDGHPPGPCGKECDTFHTRVSDLLGRRAGQPPEAVTIRELPQKIMELRREARGGNAGAAWAGQVVLLYDDPGNPLPPSAPPRVEFPPS is encoded by the coding sequence GTGACCGCCGCCGCCGGAAGCGGGGAGGCGGTCGGCAGAGAGCAGTTCGACGAACTCCGGCGCCTGGCGCGGGAGGCGACCGTGGGCGTCCGGGGCCTGCCCGGCGCCGAGGGCGCCCGGCCGCGCGGCTGGGGCAGCGGCTTCCTCGTCGCACCCGGCTGGGTGCTCACCTGCGCCCATGTCCTGGTGCACGCGGACGGCCGGCGCCGGGGCACCGGGCCCGGGGAGGAACTGGGGATCGTCCACGGCGACCGGATCTACCGCGGCCGGCTCGCCTACCACCTGGCCGGGCCCACGGCCGCGGCACAGGCCCGCTGGACGGACGGCACGGAGGAACCCTCCGTGCCGTCCGCGCTGGCCATCCGGCCCGACCTCGCGCTGGTGGGACTGCTGGAGGAGATCCCGGCGCAGCCGTGCGTGTGGCTGACCGACCGCTCCGGCGTACCGGTCGGCGCGGCCCATCTCTTCGGCCGCCAGGACGGCGCACTCCCCGCAGCGGAGCACTGGAACGCCAGCTGCCGGCTCGTCGGGCAGGAACGCGAGCAACTGCTGCTGGACGCGGACGCCCGGGTGCCCCGGGGCATCTCCGGCGGCCCGTTGGTCGATCTGGAGCTGGGCGAGGTGTCCGGGGTGGTCAAGGCCCGCAGCGACACCGGCACCACCGTGCTCGCCGTACCGGTCTCCGCGCTGCGCGCCCTCACCCCCGCCCATCACCTCCCCGGCACACCGGACCTGGGTCCGCACCCCTACGACGCGCTCATGAGGCTGCACGACCGCTGGCACGCCGACCGGCAGCGGGCCGGCCAGGGCACCACGCGCACCTGGTCCGACGTACAGCTGAAACTTCCGGCCGCCGAGGGCCGCAAGCGCACCGTGCTCGACCGGCTGCGGGTCCTGGACCTGCTGGCGGCGCTGCCGTCCCCCCGGCCGGCCGTCGTCGGCCGGATCACGGCGGAGACCCTCGGCACGCCCGGCAGGACGTTCAGCCCGCGGCTGCTGACCTGGCGGGACGGCCAGGGCATGCTCTACGCACCGGACGCGGCACGGGAACTGAGGGCCTTCCTGCACTTCGCACTGCTGATCGCCGCCGAGTTGGACCGGACCCTGCGGGACACCGGCGACGCCGAGGGCACCCGGCACGTGGAGGCGCTGCGCGACTGGGCGCTGTGGCGGTCGGGGGAACTGGGGCCGGAGGACCGGAAGGCGCTCGGCACCGCCGCCCGGGCGCTGCCCTCGGCGGTCCTGGTCGAATTCCTGCCCGTGCCGTACGACGACGGCACCCCGGTGTTCGACTGGACCATCAGCCTGGGCTACGGCGGCGGCACCTGGACGCCGGCCGTGGCCGGGGACGACCCCTGGGGGCTGTCCTTCGAACGGGCCGTGTGGAAGGTCGAACGGCACCTCCTGGACGCGCTGGAGGACGCCGACGGCCCCGGCGGCACCTCCACCCGGCTCGAGGTGGCCCTGCCCCCGGAGCGCCTGGGCACCGCGGTGCACGACTGGCTCGCCGCCCGGGGCACACCGGTCGGCCTCGGCCGGGCGGTGGTGGTGCGGGACGCCGCACGCCGGGACAGCGGCGCGGACCCCTGGGCGGCCGGCCGTGACGCGGACGCCCGCCACCGCTGGCACGACCGCTGGCACCGGGTCACGCGCGCCCGCAGGCTGCACACCGTACGCCTGTCCGGTGAGGGGTCGGTGCTCGGTCTGGACGCGTTGCGCGAGCAGCCGGCCGGCGCGGTCCCGGTGCTGTGCCTGGCGATCGACTCCGGCCCCGGCTCCGAAGCCGCCTCGACCGTGCTGGAGAGCGGCTACGCGGTCGCCGTCTGGTCGGTGGACGGACACCCGCCGGGACCGTGCGGAAAAGAGTGCGACACCTTCCACACCCGGGTGTCCGATCTGCTCGGCCGCCGCGCGGGACAGCCGCCGGAAGCCGTGACCATACGTGAACTTCCGCAAAAGATAATGGAGTTGAGACGCGAAGCGCGAGGCGGGAACGCCGGGGCGGCCTGGGCCGGGCAGGTGGTGCTGCTCTATGACGATCCCGGCAATCCGCTGCCGCCGTCCGCTCCGCCGCGAGTAGAATTCCCACCTTCATGA
- a CDS encoding CU044_2847 family protein, whose protein sequence is MGDNVVPITLPDGTAVRARVSRLVEPGDDDYGTQWEDVGLWDEVTTRVEGLRSLVDGVATSVREAASAARPDEWSVTFGVEISAKPGRAVALLADGEAKGNLSITLTWRDSGR, encoded by the coding sequence ATGGGGGACAACGTCGTACCGATCACACTGCCGGACGGCACCGCCGTACGGGCCAGGGTGTCTCGGCTGGTCGAGCCCGGCGACGACGACTACGGCACCCAGTGGGAGGACGTCGGCCTGTGGGACGAGGTCACCACACGGGTCGAGGGCCTGAGGAGCCTGGTCGACGGAGTCGCCACCTCCGTGCGCGAGGCGGCCTCGGCGGCCCGGCCGGACGAGTGGAGCGTCACCTTCGGCGTAGAGATCTCCGCCAAACCCGGCAGGGCGGTCGCCCTCCTCGCCGACGGAGAGGCCAAGGGCAATCTGTCGATCACGCTCACCTGGCGGGACTCCGGCCGGTGA
- a CDS encoding SRPBCC family protein codes for MGDYDNSISVDVPPERLFSYLADVQNLPAYLPRLTSAGPHDGDRVTVTAHIDPEDAPEQDVTSEAWIHVVEEGKSLEWGAPGPHDYRGRLHVEAGDEPGKARLALELHTQKVEGDQVDHGLQEALRGIKAAVERAEH; via the coding sequence ATGGGTGACTACGACAACTCGATCTCCGTGGACGTTCCGCCGGAGCGTCTCTTCTCCTACCTCGCCGACGTCCAGAACCTGCCCGCCTACCTGCCCCGGCTGACGTCCGCCGGGCCCCACGACGGCGACCGGGTCACCGTCACCGCTCACATCGATCCCGAGGACGCTCCCGAACAGGACGTCACCAGCGAGGCCTGGATCCACGTCGTCGAAGAGGGGAAGAGCCTGGAGTGGGGCGCACCGGGCCCTCACGACTACCGCGGACGCCTGCACGTCGAAGCCGGTGACGAGCCGGGGAAGGCCCGGCTCGCCCTCGAACTCCACACGCAGAAGGTCGAGGGCGACCAGGTCGATCACGGTCTGCAGGAAGCCCTGCGCGGCATCAAGGCCGCCGTGGAGCGTGCCGAACACTGA
- a CDS encoding Rid family hydrolase: MTNDQRTITNPAALHDPTPFGYSHAVSAPGELVFIGGQYASDATGAPVPGDFATQVDLAFDRLRSALEGVGLRYEHVVRLGTFIVDHDLDKLEILGKALHARFGDRLPAQTLSGVASLALPGMLFEVDAVAVRP, from the coding sequence ATGACGAACGATCAGCGCACCATCACCAACCCGGCCGCTCTTCACGACCCGACACCGTTCGGCTACAGCCACGCGGTCTCGGCACCCGGCGAACTCGTCTTCATCGGCGGCCAGTACGCCTCCGACGCCACCGGCGCCCCGGTGCCCGGCGACTTCGCGACCCAGGTGGACCTGGCCTTCGACCGGTTGCGGTCGGCGCTGGAGGGGGTGGGCCTCCGGTATGAGCACGTGGTCCGCCTCGGTACCTTCATCGTCGACCACGACCTCGACAAGCTGGAGATCCTCGGCAAGGCGTTGCACGCCCGCTTCGGTGACAGGCTCCCGGCCCAGACACTGAGCGGCGTGGCCTCGCTCGCGCTGCCGGGAATGCTGTTCGAGGTGGACGCGGTGGCGGTGCGGCCGTAG
- a CDS encoding helix-turn-helix domain-containing protein — MDAAQGDPQSAARSSDACRTRVVLDIVGDKWSLLVVRSLRDGPRRFTELKRAIDGISQRMLTVTLRSLERDGILTRTVHDVMPPHVSYELTEMGITLREATAPLLEWSVAHLARIDDARAAYDARTDPPMTS; from the coding sequence ATGGACGCGGCACAGGGCGATCCGCAGTCGGCGGCGCGGTCCAGCGATGCGTGCCGGACCCGGGTGGTGCTCGACATCGTCGGAGACAAGTGGTCGCTGCTGGTCGTGCGCAGTCTCAGGGACGGACCGCGCCGTTTCACCGAGCTCAAGAGGGCCATCGACGGAATCAGCCAGCGCATGCTCACCGTGACGCTGCGCAGCCTGGAGCGCGACGGAATCCTGACCCGCACCGTCCACGACGTGATGCCGCCGCATGTCAGCTACGAGCTCACCGAGATGGGCATCACCCTGCGCGAGGCCACCGCGCCTCTGCTCGAATGGAGCGTCGCGCACCTCGCCCGGATCGACGATGCCCGCGCCGCCTACGACGCCCGCACGGATCCGCCGATGACCTCATAG
- a CDS encoding alpha/beta fold hydrolase, with the protein MPTFLLVHGAWHSGRCWERVVPLLEAAGHRVFAPSLTGFGDKAHLLGPEVGLDTHVDDVVGLITEENLSDVVLVGHSYAGLVISSAANRIPERIAHLVYLDAMVPEDGESAVDVQPVTRRLIELAEKSGSGWRVPPMPEQPAPFGLFGVTDPADVAWLRGMLSDQPVRCLRQPVRLGNPAVNAIPRTHIHNVGAMPAGVTRRPVPPVQPNGTAARVWELPTGHDCMITMPGELSELLLKLS; encoded by the coding sequence ATGCCCACGTTTCTGCTGGTACACGGTGCTTGGCACAGCGGACGGTGCTGGGAGCGGGTGGTACCGCTGCTGGAGGCTGCCGGGCACCGGGTGTTCGCGCCGTCCCTGACTGGCTTCGGCGACAAGGCACACCTGCTCGGTCCGGAGGTGGGCCTCGATACACACGTCGACGACGTGGTCGGGCTGATCACCGAGGAGAACCTCAGCGACGTCGTACTCGTCGGCCACAGCTACGCAGGGCTGGTGATCTCCTCCGCGGCCAACCGGATTCCGGAACGCATCGCGCACCTGGTCTACCTCGACGCGATGGTCCCGGAGGACGGCGAGTCCGCAGTCGACGTCCAGCCCGTGACACGGCGTCTGATCGAGCTCGCCGAGAAGTCCGGGAGCGGCTGGCGCGTGCCGCCGATGCCCGAGCAGCCCGCGCCCTTCGGCCTGTTCGGCGTCACCGACCCGGCCGACGTGGCCTGGCTGCGCGGGATGCTCTCGGACCAGCCGGTGCGCTGTCTGCGGCAGCCGGTGCGCCTGGGCAACCCGGCCGTCAACGCGATCCCGCGCACGCACATTCACAATGTCGGCGCCATGCCGGCGGGCGTCACCCGTCGCCCCGTCCCCCCGGTCCAGCCCAACGGCACTGCCGCCCGGGTATGGGAGCTGCCGACCGGCCACGACTGCATGATCACCATGCCGGGCGAACTCAGCGAACTGCTTCTCAAGCTCTCCTGA
- a CDS encoding LacI family DNA-binding transcriptional regulator gives MAGNRRPTIKTVAARAGVGRTTVSRVINGSDLVSADARSRVLAAIKELNYVPNSVARGLVTNRTNAVALVIPESESRLGSEPFFAALIRGVSGALAESQTQLQLMLVRDQAERDQLTESVATRRVDGVLLVSVHSEDRLPGMLEEMGLPTVLAGRRDAGEQLSYVDSDNSGGAAEAVRHLLHSGRTRIATITGPQDMDVGRSRLAGWRTAHDEAGLAADELLVETADFTEEGGSRAMRSLLERAPDLDAVFAASDLMAVGALAELRRQKRQVPGDVAVVGFEDSILARHTNPPLTTVRQPVEELGRTMARILTDITQYGAPRQQMTLATELVVRESS, from the coding sequence ATGGCTGGGAATCGCCGGCCCACGATCAAAACGGTCGCCGCCCGTGCCGGCGTCGGCCGCACCACGGTCTCCCGCGTGATCAACGGCTCCGATCTGGTCAGCGCCGACGCCCGCTCCAGGGTCCTGGCGGCGATCAAGGAGCTCAACTACGTTCCCAACTCGGTCGCCCGTGGCCTGGTCACCAACCGCACCAACGCCGTGGCCCTGGTGATCCCGGAATCGGAGAGCCGTCTCGGCTCGGAGCCGTTCTTCGCCGCGTTGATCCGGGGCGTCAGCGGCGCCCTCGCCGAAAGCCAGACCCAGCTGCAGCTCATGCTCGTCCGGGACCAGGCCGAGCGGGACCAGCTGACCGAATCGGTGGCGACGCGCCGCGTGGACGGCGTCCTCCTGGTCTCCGTTCACTCCGAGGACCGGCTGCCCGGCATGCTGGAGGAGATGGGCCTGCCCACCGTACTGGCCGGCCGCCGGGACGCGGGCGAACAGCTGAGTTACGTCGACTCCGACAACTCGGGAGGGGCCGCCGAGGCCGTCCGGCACCTGCTGCACAGCGGCAGGACGAGGATCGCCACGATCACCGGTCCCCAGGACATGGACGTCGGCCGCAGCCGGCTCGCCGGCTGGCGCACCGCCCATGACGAGGCGGGTCTGGCGGCGGACGAACTCCTGGTCGAGACGGCGGACTTCACCGAGGAGGGCGGCAGCCGCGCCATGCGTTCGCTTCTTGAACGCGCCCCGGATCTGGACGCCGTGTTCGCCGCCTCGGACCTCATGGCGGTCGGCGCCCTGGCCGAACTGCGCCGCCAGAAGCGGCAGGTGCCCGGCGATGTCGCCGTCGTCGGATTCGAGGATTCCATCCTCGCCCGTCACACCAACCCGCCTCTGACGACGGTACGTCAGCCGGTGGAGGAACTGGGGCGGACGATGGCCCGCATCCTCACCGACATCACCCAGTACGGCGCGCCCCGGCAGCAGATGACGCTGGCGACGGAATTGGTGGTCCGCGAGTCGTCCTGA
- a CDS encoding extracellular solute-binding protein yields the protein MGTFGSLRTRAVATVAATGALALVVGCSSSDDAVTGGGKKDGKVVITMGLYGVMGIKETGLLEQYEKENPDVDIKAEIAGDEQTYYTALQTRLAAGNGLKDIQGIEIGRAKEITETQSDKFADFAGMAGTEHFLPWKESQISTEDGKVLGLGTDIGPMAVCYRKDYFEQAGLPTDREEVAKLWEGDWKKYVEVGRTFKKDFKGKGVAYMDAASGLFNATVYGYPEQYYDDKGELIYDKNPAVKEAWNLAADAAEDGLSAKLRQFQPGWDPGLANGTFATAVCPAWMLSHISEKAGAANKGKWDVARAPKGANWGGSFLGVIEKSPVKEEAKKLVAWLTAPEQQAHIFKELGNIPSSQKALDAADVKNATSEYFNNAPIGQIFGAAAQEIPDKQVLGRKDGTIKDTFSQGLALVEQGTSRDEAWKTTTERIEKAVG from the coding sequence ATGGGCACTTTCGGTTCGTTGCGCACGAGGGCGGTGGCAACAGTCGCGGCCACCGGCGCGCTGGCGCTCGTCGTCGGCTGCAGCAGCAGCGACGATGCGGTCACCGGTGGTGGCAAGAAGGACGGCAAGGTCGTCATCACCATGGGCCTGTACGGCGTGATGGGCATCAAGGAGACGGGCCTCCTCGAGCAGTACGAGAAGGAGAACCCCGATGTCGACATCAAGGCCGAGATCGCCGGTGACGAGCAGACGTACTACACCGCGCTGCAGACCAGGCTCGCCGCAGGCAACGGTCTGAAGGACATCCAGGGCATCGAGATCGGCCGGGCCAAGGAGATCACCGAGACCCAGTCGGACAAGTTCGCGGACTTCGCCGGCATGGCGGGCACCGAGCACTTCCTGCCCTGGAAGGAGTCCCAGATCAGCACCGAGGACGGCAAGGTGCTCGGCCTGGGTACCGACATCGGCCCGATGGCCGTCTGCTACCGCAAGGACTACTTCGAGCAGGCGGGCCTGCCCACCGACCGCGAGGAGGTCGCCAAGCTGTGGGAGGGCGACTGGAAGAAGTACGTCGAGGTCGGCCGCACCTTCAAGAAGGACTTCAAGGGTAAGGGCGTGGCGTACATGGACGCGGCCAGCGGCCTGTTCAACGCCACGGTCTACGGCTACCCCGAGCAGTACTACGACGACAAGGGCGAGCTGATCTACGACAAGAACCCGGCCGTCAAGGAGGCCTGGAACCTCGCGGCCGACGCCGCCGAGGACGGGCTCTCCGCCAAGCTCCGCCAGTTCCAGCCGGGTTGGGACCCCGGGCTCGCCAACGGCACGTTCGCGACCGCGGTGTGCCCGGCCTGGATGCTCAGCCACATCAGCGAGAAGGCCGGTGCGGCGAACAAGGGCAAGTGGGACGTCGCCCGGGCGCCCAAGGGCGCCAACTGGGGCGGTTCCTTCCTCGGCGTGATCGAGAAGAGCCCGGTGAAGGAGGAGGCCAAGAAGCTCGTCGCCTGGCTGACCGCGCCGGAGCAGCAGGCCCACATCTTCAAGGAACTGGGCAACATCCCGTCCTCGCAGAAGGCGCTGGACGCCGCCGACGTGAAGAACGCGACGTCGGAGTACTTCAACAACGCGCCGATCGGCCAGATCTTCGGCGCCGCCGCCCAGGAGATCCCGGACAAGCAGGTCCTCGGCCGCAAGGACGGCACGATCAAGGACACCTTCTCCCAGGGCTTGGCCCTGGTCGAGCAGGGCACTTCGCGTGACGAGGCGTGGAAGACCACCACGGAGCGCATCGAGAAGGCGGTCGGCTGA
- a CDS encoding carbohydrate ABC transporter permease → MTTHSLPARTDDPARTSVEKPAGRGGRRLLRQRAGRQHHAGPLAYVLLVIMAVLSIFPLYWTMVAASTDNTRVSQTPPPFLPGPNLFSNLARAWDEAALGKAMMNSLVVAGVIALSTVMFATLAGFAFAKLRFKGRNVLLMLVIGTMMVPPQLGVVPLFMMMSELGWSQQLPAVIFPTLVSAVGVFFMRQYLSEALPDELVEAGRVDGAHSLRIFWSIVLPVARPAMAVLFMITFVHAWNDFFWPFVVLDMTNPTVPVALTQLSAGYVRDQSLIMAGALLGTLPLLAMFIVFGRQIVSGIMAGAVKG, encoded by the coding sequence ATGACCACCCACAGCCTCCCGGCCCGGACGGACGACCCGGCCCGGACCTCCGTCGAGAAACCGGCCGGTCGTGGCGGCCGCCGGCTGCTGCGCCAGCGCGCCGGCCGCCAGCACCACGCGGGCCCGCTCGCCTACGTCCTGCTCGTCATCATGGCGGTGCTGTCGATCTTCCCGCTGTACTGGACGATGGTGGCGGCCTCCACCGACAACACCCGCGTCAGCCAGACACCGCCGCCGTTCCTGCCCGGCCCGAACCTGTTCAGCAACCTCGCCCGGGCCTGGGACGAGGCGGCGCTGGGCAAGGCGATGATGAACAGCCTCGTAGTGGCCGGGGTGATCGCCCTGTCCACGGTGATGTTCGCGACGCTCGCCGGCTTCGCTTTCGCCAAGCTGCGGTTCAAGGGGCGCAACGTCCTGCTCATGCTGGTGATCGGCACCATGATGGTGCCGCCGCAGCTCGGTGTCGTACCGCTGTTCATGATGATGTCCGAGCTGGGCTGGTCGCAGCAGCTGCCCGCCGTCATCTTCCCCACGCTGGTGAGCGCGGTCGGGGTCTTCTTCATGCGGCAGTACCTGTCCGAGGCGCTGCCGGACGAGCTCGTCGAGGCCGGACGTGTGGACGGGGCGCACTCGCTGCGGATCTTCTGGAGCATCGTGCTGCCCGTCGCACGGCCCGCCATGGCGGTCCTGTTCATGATCACGTTCGTGCACGCGTGGAACGACTTCTTCTGGCCGTTCGTGGTGCTCGACATGACCAACCCGACCGTCCCCGTCGCACTCACCCAGCTCAGCGCGGGCTATGTCCGCGACCAGTCGCTGATCATGGCGGGCGCGCTGCTCGGCACGCTGCCCCTGCTGGCGATGTTCATCGTCTTCGGCCGCCAGATCGTCAGCGGCATCATGGCGGGCGCCGTCAAGGGCTGA
- a CDS encoding GH1 family beta-glucosidase produces the protein MVTAAQQTASAPDAARTFPKGFLWGSATASYQIEGAAAEDGRTPSIWDTYARTPGRVRNGDTGDVATDHYHRWREDVALMAELGLGAYRFSLAWPRIQPTGRGPAVQKGLDFYRRLVDELLDKGIQPVATLYHWDLPQELEDAGGWPERATAERFAEYAALAADALGDRVKTWTTLNEPWCSAFLGYGSGVHAPGRTDPVAALRAAHHLNLAHGLAVQALRDRIPAAAQCSVTLNIHHVRPLTGSDADADAVRRIDALANRVFTGPMLQGAYPEDLLKDTAALTDWSFVRDGDLEQIRQPLDFLGVNYYSPTLVSEADGSGTHNADGHGRSEHSPWPGADRVAFHQPPGDTTAMGWAIDPTGLYELLRRLSSDFPRLPLVITENGAAFDDYADPAGQVNDPARIAYLRGHLAAVHEAIVDGADVRGYFLWSLLDNFEWAHGYSKRFGAVYVDYPTGTRIPKASARWYSEVVRTGVLPGA, from the coding sequence GTGGTCACCGCAGCACAGCAGACCGCGTCCGCCCCGGACGCCGCCCGTACCTTCCCCAAGGGCTTCCTCTGGGGCTCCGCGACCGCCTCCTACCAGATCGAGGGGGCCGCCGCCGAGGACGGCCGCACACCGTCCATCTGGGACACCTACGCCCGCACCCCCGGCCGGGTCCGCAACGGCGACACCGGTGACGTCGCCACCGACCACTACCACCGCTGGCGCGAGGACGTCGCGCTCATGGCCGAACTCGGTCTGGGCGCCTACCGTTTCTCCCTCGCCTGGCCCCGGATCCAGCCCACCGGCCGCGGTCCCGCGGTCCAGAAGGGCCTGGACTTCTACCGGCGCCTCGTCGACGAACTGCTGGACAAGGGGATCCAGCCCGTCGCCACCCTCTACCACTGGGACCTGCCGCAGGAGCTGGAGGACGCCGGGGGCTGGCCCGAGCGCGCCACGGCGGAGCGGTTCGCGGAGTACGCGGCCCTCGCCGCGGACGCCCTCGGTGACCGGGTGAAGACCTGGACCACCCTCAACGAGCCCTGGTGCAGCGCCTTCCTCGGCTACGGTTCCGGCGTGCACGCGCCCGGCCGCACCGACCCGGTCGCCGCCCTGCGCGCCGCCCACCACCTCAACCTGGCCCACGGCCTGGCCGTTCAGGCACTGCGCGACCGCATCCCCGCCGCCGCCCAGTGCTCGGTCACGCTCAACATCCACCACGTCCGCCCGCTCACCGGCAGCGACGCCGACGCCGACGCGGTCCGCCGGATCGACGCGCTCGCCAACCGGGTCTTCACCGGCCCGATGCTGCAGGGCGCCTACCCGGAGGACCTGCTCAAGGACACCGCCGCGCTGACCGACTGGTCCTTCGTGCGCGACGGGGACCTGGAGCAGATCCGTCAGCCGCTGGACTTCCTCGGCGTCAACTACTACAGCCCCACCCTCGTGTCGGAGGCCGACGGCAGCGGCACGCACAACGCCGACGGACACGGCAGGAGCGAACACAGTCCCTGGCCGGGGGCCGACCGGGTCGCCTTCCACCAGCCGCCCGGCGACACCACCGCCATGGGCTGGGCCATCGACCCCACCGGCCTGTACGAACTGCTGCGCCGGCTGTCGTCGGACTTCCCGAGGCTGCCGCTGGTCATCACGGAGAACGGCGCCGCGTTCGACGACTACGCCGACCCCGCCGGCCAGGTCAACGATCCCGCCCGGATCGCCTACCTGCGCGGTCATCTGGCCGCCGTCCACGAGGCCATCGTGGACGGTGCGGATGTGCGCGGCTACTTCCTCTGGTCGCTGCTGGACAACTTCGAGTGGGCACACGGCTACAGCAAGCGCTTCGGTGCCGTCTACGTGGACTACCCGACCGGTACGCGCATCCCGAAGGCCAGCGCCCGCTGGTACTCGGAGGTCGTCCGCACCGGTGTCCTGCCCGGCGCCTGA